In Nerophis ophidion isolate RoL-2023_Sa linkage group LG12, RoL_Noph_v1.0, whole genome shotgun sequence, a single window of DNA contains:
- the igf2b gene encoding insulin-like growth factor 2b: protein MDTLRSNSLCHTCRETQTARMKVKKMSSSSRALLFALTLSLYVVEMTSAETLCGGELVDALQFVCEDRGFYFSRPTSRGNNRRTQNRGIVEECCFRSCDLKLLEQYCAKPAKSERDVSATSLQVIPVMPPLKQEVPQRKPHVPVKYSKYELWQKKAAQRLRRGVPAILRAKKFRRQAEKMRAQEDTAFHRPLISLPSKLPPVSLTTNNYVSHK, encoded by the exons ATGGACACCCTGCGATCCAACTCACTTTGCCACACCTGCAGGGAAACGCAGACCGCCAGGATGAAG gtCAAGAAGATGTCTTCGTCCAGCCGTGCGCTGCTCTTTGCACTGACGCTGAGTCTCTACGTGGTGGAGATGACCTCGGCGGAGACGCTTTGTGGGGGAGAGCTGGTGGACGCGCTGCAGTTCGTCTGCGAAGACAGAGGCTTCTATTTCA GTAGGCCCACCAGCCGGGGGAACAACAGGCGCACCCAGAACCGTGGGATAGTGGAGGAGTGTTGTTTCCGTAGCTGTGACCTCAAACTTCTGGAGCAGTACTGCGCCAAACCCGCCAAGTCAGAAAGAGACGTGTCGGCCACATCTCTACAGGTCATTCCGGTGATGCCTCCATTAAAACAG GAAGTCCCCCAGAGGAAGCCGCATGTGCCCGTGAAGTATTCCAAATACGAGCTGTGGCAGAAGAAGGCGGCCCAGCGGCTGCGGAGGGGTGTCCCTGCCATCCTGAGAGCCAAAAAGTTCCGGAGGCAGGCGGAGAAGATGAGAGCCCAGGAGGACACGGCCTTCCACAGGCCCCTGATCAGCCTGCCCAGCAAACTGCCGCCCGTCTCGCTCACCACGAACAACTACGTCAGCCACAAATGA